Proteins encoded by one window of Cannabis sativa cultivar Pink pepper isolate KNU-18-1 chromosome 4, ASM2916894v1, whole genome shotgun sequence:
- the LOC115714046 gene encoding telomere repeat-binding factor 2 isoform X3 gives MGAPKQKWTAEEEAALKAGVIKHGAGKWRTILTDPEFSSILHLRSNVDLKDKWRNINVTAIWGSRQKAKLALKKNLPTPKLDNNPLALVTVVQNVEEVVDAKPLAIASGTMRNTNSKEPNARLDKLILDAITNLRELRGSDRAAIAMYIEEKYWAPPNLKKLLSTKLKHMTENGKLIKVKHRYRIGSSSTGAEKRRNSSVLPLEERPKDHSVAEKSDVIILTKSQVDADLSKMRSMTAQEAAAAAAQAVAEAEAAIAAAEVAAREAEAAEAEAEAAQVFAKAAMKALKNVT, from the exons ATGGGTGCTCCTAAACAGAAGTGGACAGCAGAAGAAGAAGCAGCCCTTAAAGCTGGGGTAATCAAACATGGGGCAGGAAAATGGCGCACGATACTCACAGATCCAGAGTTCAGTTCTATATTGCATTTGCGTTCAAATGTTGATCTCAAG GATAAATGGAGAAATATTAATGTGACTGCAATATGGGGGTCAAGGCAGAAAGCTAAGCTTGCGCTTAAAAAGAACCTACCAACACCTAAACTTGATAACAACCCTTTGGCTTTGGTTACTGTAGTTCAGAATGTTGAAGAAGTTGTTGATGCTAAGCCTCTTGCAATTGCTAGTGGAACAATGCGAAATACCAATTCAAAAGAACCAAATGCGAG GTTGGATAAGCTTATATTAGATGCTATTACCAATTTGAGGGAGCTGAGGGGTTCTGACAGGGCTGCAATTGCAATGTACATAGAG GAGAAATATTGGGCGCCACCAAACCTCAAAAAGCTGTTATCAACAAAACTAAAGCATATGACAGAAAACGGGAAACTGATTAAG GTTAAGCATAGATACAGGATTGGATCAAGCTCAACAGGTGCTGAAAAGAGAAGaaactcatctgtgttacctcTCGAGGAAAGGCCAAAGGATCACTCAGTAGCAGAGAAGAGTGATGTCATTATTCTTACTAAATCTCAGGTTGATGCAGATCTTTCAAAGATGAGGAGCATGACTGCGCAAGAGGCAGCTGCAGCCGCTGCACAGGCAGTTGCTGAGGCAGAAGCTGCCATTGCAGCAGCTGAAGTGGCAGCAAGAGAGGCAGAGGCAGCTGAAGCTGAAGCAGAGGCAGCACAAGTTTTTGCCAAAGCAGCAATGAAAGCATTGAAAA ATGTGACATGA
- the LOC115714046 gene encoding telomere repeat-binding factor 2 isoform X1 — protein sequence MGAPKQKWTAEEEAALKAGVIKHGAGKWRTILTDPEFSSILHLRSNVDLKDKWRNINVTAIWGSRQKAKLALKKNLPTPKLDNNPLALVTVVQNVEEVVDAKPLAIASGTMRNTNSKEPNARLDKLILDAITNLRELRGSDRAAIAMYIEEKYWAPPNLKKLLSTKLKHMTENGKLIKVKHRYRIGSSSTGAEKRRNSSVLPLEERPKDHSVAEKSDVIILTKSQVDADLSKMRSMTAQEAAAAAAQAVAEAEAAIAAAEVAAREAEAAEAEAEAAQVFAKAAMKALKSRTLRCW from the exons ATGGGTGCTCCTAAACAGAAGTGGACAGCAGAAGAAGAAGCAGCCCTTAAAGCTGGGGTAATCAAACATGGGGCAGGAAAATGGCGCACGATACTCACAGATCCAGAGTTCAGTTCTATATTGCATTTGCGTTCAAATGTTGATCTCAAG GATAAATGGAGAAATATTAATGTGACTGCAATATGGGGGTCAAGGCAGAAAGCTAAGCTTGCGCTTAAAAAGAACCTACCAACACCTAAACTTGATAACAACCCTTTGGCTTTGGTTACTGTAGTTCAGAATGTTGAAGAAGTTGTTGATGCTAAGCCTCTTGCAATTGCTAGTGGAACAATGCGAAATACCAATTCAAAAGAACCAAATGCGAG GTTGGATAAGCTTATATTAGATGCTATTACCAATTTGAGGGAGCTGAGGGGTTCTGACAGGGCTGCAATTGCAATGTACATAGAG GAGAAATATTGGGCGCCACCAAACCTCAAAAAGCTGTTATCAACAAAACTAAAGCATATGACAGAAAACGGGAAACTGATTAAG GTTAAGCATAGATACAGGATTGGATCAAGCTCAACAGGTGCTGAAAAGAGAAGaaactcatctgtgttacctcTCGAGGAAAGGCCAAAGGATCACTCAGTAGCAGAGAAGAGTGATGTCATTATTCTTACTAAATCTCAGGTTGATGCAGATCTTTCAAAGATGAGGAGCATGACTGCGCAAGAGGCAGCTGCAGCCGCTGCACAGGCAGTTGCTGAGGCAGAAGCTGCCATTGCAGCAGCTGAAGTGGCAGCAAGAGAGGCAGAGGCAGCTGAAGCTGAAGCAGAGGCAGCACAAGTTTTTGCCAAAGCAGCAATGAAAGCATTGAAAAGTAGGACGCTTCGGTGTTGGTAA
- the LOC115707015 gene encoding uncharacterized protein LOC115707015, whose translation MGLDEVEETQVGVQDSTAFQTQAERVADYVKRSKIIPPSPPKETPDASTSATVPPTPATVPPSSAPANDSDYLLLAKRLEKVEAQQLAILTAQTEMKADFKRSQKEMKNLIMDQIATVISLLQKQPSEPTQPSGPAHQSDPTHPSDMAEPLQTVHPSPPRDDDDDDDVYPEDWQPDICDVPSTPANVIVISLGDTESQDVEELQGPPAGVDFCRVRRKRKPVFLNDYTAGKKKQRHGPVVVDTVKLADSRLLKFFQKWITYARDNGRPRDVHTGVAT comes from the coding sequence ATGGGGTTGGATGAGGTCGAAGAAACGCAAGTCGGGGTGCAAGATTCGACCGCATTCCagacccaagccgaacgggtgGCGGATTATGTGAAAAGGTCCAAAATTATTCCACCATCCCCACCCAAAGAAACACCAGACGCCTCCACATCTGCCACTGTGCCCCCAACGCCTGCCACTGTGCCCCCAAGCTCTGCTCCAGCCAATGACTCCGACTACCTCTTGTTGGCTAAGAGATTGGAGAAGGTAGAAGCGCAACAACTTGCGATTCTCACTGCCCAGACTGAGATGAAGGCTGACTTCAAGAGAAGTCAGAAAGAGATGAAGAATCTTATCATGGATCAAATTGCGACCGTGATAAGTTTGTTACAGAAGCAGCCTTCGGAGCCGACACAACCATCAGGGCCGGCACATCAATCAGACCCGACACATCCATCAGACATGGCAGAGCCATTACAGACGGTACATCCATCACCGCCgagagatgatgatgatgatgatgatgtctaCCCAGAAGATTGGCAACCTGACATATGTGACGTTCCTTCTACTCCTGCAAACGTCATTGTCATTTCACTGGGTGATACAGAATCTCAGGATGTGGAAGAGTTGCAGGGGCCACCAGCTGGGGTGGACTTCTGCAGGGTTAGGCGAAAGCGGAAGCCGGTTTTCTTGAATGACTACACAGCTGGGAAGAAGAAACAACGACATGGGCCCGTGGTAGTAGACACAGTGAAACTGGCGGACTCCCGGCTGTTAAAATTTTTCCAGAAGTGGATCACTTACGCTAGGGACAACGGCCGTCCTAGGGATGTTCACACTGGCGTAGCCACTTGA
- the LOC115711927 gene encoding uncharacterized protein LOC115711927, translating to MSSLATKISPRSLTRLFASSNPNFRTLSAATATATATEPRTQKLERIADELLDLTKLERYDYSVLFRHKMGLNRYGPAISAPSSGGSGAAGSGPASADAKAAEKTAFDIKLEKFDAAAKIKIIKEVRTFTDLGLKEAKELVEKVPVVLKKGLTKEEAGPIMEKLKELGATVVLE from the coding sequence ATGTCTTCACTAGCCACAAAAATCTCCCCGAGGTCTCTCACCAGGCTCTTCGCCTCCTCAAATCCCAATTTTCGCACTTTATCCGCCGCCACAGCCACAGCCACAGCCACAGAGCCTCGAACCCAGAAGCTCGAGCGAATCGCCGACGAGCTCCTCGACCTCACAAAGCTCGAGAGGTACGACTACTCTGTTCTCTTCCGCCATAAAATGGGCCTCAACAGGTACGGTCCGGCGATCTCAGCCCCCAGTTCAGGCGGTTCAGGAGCGGCTGGATCTGGGCCGGCATCAGCTGACGCTAAGGCGGCGGAGAAAACGGCTTTCGACATTAAGCTTGAGAAGTTCGATGCGGCGGCGAAGATCAAGATCATAAAGGAGGTGAGAACTTTTACCGATTTGGGTCTGAAAGAGGCCAAGGAGTTGGTGGAGAAGGTTCCTGTTGTGTTGAAGAAGGGTTTGACAAAAGAGGAGGCTGGTCCAATTATGGAAAAGCTCAAGGAGTTGGGTGCTACTGTAGTATTGGAATAA
- the LOC115712156 gene encoding uncharacterized protein LOC115712156, whose amino-acid sequence MNQGGGFTVNLEGKICTCRRFQLTGIPCGHALAAIWFCNHQSHAYVHLCYKIEAFKKCYEHTVYPVPSPDKWPKTGQNPILPPDANILPGKPKKNRRRDVDEPPLQIAQRQGELVQLCIVANARNLDTVRGLARMRQHLLLLLLQLRAKRIRGASHQSKIQTS is encoded by the exons ATGAATCAAGGAGGTGGTTTCACTGTCAATTTAGAGGGGAAAATATGCACGTGTAGGAGATTCCAGTTGACAGGCATCCCATGTGGACATGCCTTAGCTGCAATATGGTTTTGCAACCATCAATCTCATGCTTATGTTCACCTTTGTTACAAGATAGAGGCTTTCAAGAAGTGTTATGAACATACAGTTTACCCTGTCCCAAGCCCTGATAAGTGGCCCAAAACAGGTCAAAATCCAATCCTTCCTCCAGATGCAAACATTTTGCCAGGCAAACCAAAGAAAAATCGAAGAAGAGATGTTGATGAGCCACCCCTCCAAATTGCACAAAGACAAGGAGAACTGGTGCAACTATGCATTGTAGCAAATGCAAGAAACCTGGACACAGTAAGAGGACTTGCAAGAATGAGGCAGCACCTACTCCTACTCCTGCTCCAACTCAG GGCCAAAAGAATAAGGGGGGCAAGCCACCAATCCAAAATCCAAACAAGTTAA
- the LOC115714046 gene encoding telomere repeat-binding factor 2 isoform X2, which translates to MGAPKQKWTAEEEAALKAGVIKHGAGKWRTILTDPEFSSILHLRSNVDLKDKWRNINVTAIWGSRQKAKLALKKNLPTPKLDNNPLALVTVVQNVEEVVDAKPLAIASGTMRNTNSKEPNARLDKLILDAITNLRELRGSDRAAIAMYIEEKYWAPPNLKKLLSTKLKHMTENGKLIKVKHRYRIGSSSTGAEKRRNSSVLPLEERPKDHSVAEKSDVIILTKSQVDADLSKMRSMTAQEAAAAAAQAVAEAEAAIAAAEVAAREAEAAEAEAEAAQVFAKAAMKALKSRTLRC; encoded by the exons ATGGGTGCTCCTAAACAGAAGTGGACAGCAGAAGAAGAAGCAGCCCTTAAAGCTGGGGTAATCAAACATGGGGCAGGAAAATGGCGCACGATACTCACAGATCCAGAGTTCAGTTCTATATTGCATTTGCGTTCAAATGTTGATCTCAAG GATAAATGGAGAAATATTAATGTGACTGCAATATGGGGGTCAAGGCAGAAAGCTAAGCTTGCGCTTAAAAAGAACCTACCAACACCTAAACTTGATAACAACCCTTTGGCTTTGGTTACTGTAGTTCAGAATGTTGAAGAAGTTGTTGATGCTAAGCCTCTTGCAATTGCTAGTGGAACAATGCGAAATACCAATTCAAAAGAACCAAATGCGAG GTTGGATAAGCTTATATTAGATGCTATTACCAATTTGAGGGAGCTGAGGGGTTCTGACAGGGCTGCAATTGCAATGTACATAGAG GAGAAATATTGGGCGCCACCAAACCTCAAAAAGCTGTTATCAACAAAACTAAAGCATATGACAGAAAACGGGAAACTGATTAAG GTTAAGCATAGATACAGGATTGGATCAAGCTCAACAGGTGCTGAAAAGAGAAGaaactcatctgtgttacctcTCGAGGAAAGGCCAAAGGATCACTCAGTAGCAGAGAAGAGTGATGTCATTATTCTTACTAAATCTCAGGTTGATGCAGATCTTTCAAAGATGAGGAGCATGACTGCGCAAGAGGCAGCTGCAGCCGCTGCACAGGCAGTTGCTGAGGCAGAAGCTGCCATTGCAGCAGCTGAAGTGGCAGCAAGAGAGGCAGAGGCAGCTGAAGCTGAAGCAGAGGCAGCACAAGTTTTTGCCAAAGCAGCAATGAAAGCATTGAAAAGTAGGACGCTTCGGTGTTG